A single genomic interval of Flavobacteriales bacterium harbors:
- a CDS encoding T9SS type A sorting domain-containing protein, whose amino-acid sequence MFRLLVFSLLFSSISSSAQQLEAGFGCRMNKQHNLATTAAAATNSEDSVHIQHYDIRIDSLNFGQQQIWGVTQLTIESKVDGLSVLRLSLDGFVVDSVLDGNGQAISHSYDNLNLAITLPNTLNLAETDTVTVVYHGNPAEDNSWGGFYWNGSSYAFNMGVGFDEDPHVFGRAWFPCLDVFTDRATYDFHIRTVGDYQAFCNGELTQVEDHGNGTRTFHWELLENIPTYLASMAVAEYHFLERTYSGIPTVWAALPQDTVSVLNTFLHLPEALDAFISSYGPYRWNKVGYALVPFNAGAMEHASSIHIGKPFVNGSLTYETLWAHELSHMWWGDLVTCKNQENMWLNEGFASYSEALFTEAVYGVDAYKDWIRENHRKVLQFSHISDGAYYAMNAIPGNVTYGSTVYDKGPEVIHTLRNFMGDELFFAACNHYMDSLAFGNADSYDLRDVFAASSGLDLEPFFDGWVFQPGFPHFQIDSYTVTPIQNSYEVEVHLRQKQRANSHIYGMNIPINLSNGTDNVDQVVQMNEETQNFTITCPFEPSMVTIDRWEQMSDAVADFEMDLSTTGNHTFNQTNVSVDVQNVGTETSIVRIEDHFVQPDGFIGVNPGIAINPYHYWSVDGVFAQGFAAEATFKYNGSNNTSQGYMDNDLIIETEDSLVFLYRAGVGSEWHEVNGYELLTGVSVTNKLGTVHIDTLKKGEYVLGRKDFTAGIDVPKHNKESAFVYPNPNSGVFNLILPEGRWDLELFDVSGKRIANWNVTNGQEIRTNNLANGQYLISATKGNQRISQSLIIQ is encoded by the coding sequence ATGTTCCGACTTCTCGTCTTCAGTTTATTGTTCAGCTCAATTTCATCGTCTGCTCAACAGCTCGAGGCTGGTTTTGGCTGTAGAATGAACAAACAGCACAACCTTGCTACTACGGCTGCTGCGGCAACGAACAGCGAAGACAGCGTTCATATTCAGCATTACGATATTCGCATCGATTCGTTGAATTTTGGTCAACAACAGATCTGGGGCGTCACGCAACTTACGATTGAATCGAAAGTAGACGGACTTTCAGTACTGCGTCTTTCGCTCGATGGATTTGTGGTTGATTCGGTTTTAGATGGAAATGGTCAGGCGATAAGCCATTCTTACGATAATTTGAATCTTGCCATCACGCTGCCAAATACACTGAATCTTGCCGAAACCGACACCGTTACAGTCGTTTATCATGGTAATCCGGCAGAAGATAATTCGTGGGGTGGATTTTACTGGAATGGTAGCAGCTATGCATTCAATATGGGTGTCGGATTTGACGAAGATCCGCACGTTTTCGGTCGAGCTTGGTTTCCCTGTCTCGATGTCTTCACCGATCGTGCAACCTATGATTTTCACATACGAACCGTAGGCGATTATCAAGCATTTTGCAATGGCGAATTGACGCAGGTTGAAGATCATGGCAATGGAACGAGAACATTCCATTGGGAATTACTCGAAAACATCCCCACTTATTTGGCTTCGATGGCAGTGGCAGAATATCATTTCCTCGAACGAACCTATTCTGGAATTCCAACCGTTTGGGCCGCATTGCCGCAGGATACGGTAAGTGTATTGAATACGTTCTTGCATTTGCCAGAAGCGTTGGATGCCTTCATTTCGTCTTACGGACCATATCGATGGAATAAGGTTGGTTATGCATTGGTTCCCTTCAATGCTGGCGCGATGGAACATGCATCAAGCATTCACATCGGTAAACCGTTCGTGAACGGCTCATTGACCTACGAAACACTCTGGGCGCACGAGCTTTCGCACATGTGGTGGGGCGATCTGGTCACATGCAAGAATCAGGAAAACATGTGGTTGAACGAAGGCTTTGCTTCGTATTCTGAAGCATTGTTCACTGAGGCCGTTTATGGTGTTGATGCATACAAGGATTGGATCCGCGAAAATCACCGAAAAGTGTTGCAGTTCTCCCATATTTCTGATGGCGCATACTATGCGATGAATGCGATTCCAGGAAACGTAACTTACGGAAGTACTGTTTACGACAAGGGCCCAGAAGTGATCCACACATTGAGGAATTTCATGGGTGATGAACTGTTTTTCGCAGCATGCAACCACTACATGGATTCATTGGCCTTTGGCAATGCAGATAGCTATGACCTTCGTGATGTTTTTGCGGCTTCTTCCGGTCTCGACCTCGAACCGTTCTTTGACGGTTGGGTTTTCCAACCTGGGTTTCCGCATTTTCAAATAGATAGCTACACCGTAACTCCAATCCAAAATTCTTATGAAGTAGAAGTGCATCTTCGGCAAAAACAACGGGCCAACAGCCATATTTACGGAATGAACATTCCCATCAACCTAAGTAATGGAACTGATAATGTTGATCAGGTCGTTCAAATGAATGAAGAAACGCAGAATTTCACAATCACCTGTCCATTCGAACCAAGTATGGTAACAATTGACAGATGGGAACAGATGAGCGATGCCGTTGCTGATTTTGAAATGGATCTATCAACCACTGGAAATCACACCTTCAACCAAACCAATGTTTCGGTTGATGTGCAAAATGTAGGAACGGAAACGAGTATTGTCCGAATTGAAGACCATTTTGTTCAACCAGATGGATTCATTGGAGTAAACCCAGGAATCGCGATTAATCCTTATCACTACTGGTCTGTTGATGGCGTTTTTGCTCAAGGATTTGCCGCTGAGGCAACTTTCAAATACAATGGCTCCAACAATACGAGCCAAGGGTATATGGACAATGACCTTATAATCGAAACGGAAGACAGTCTGGTTTTCCTGTATCGTGCTGGTGTTGGCTCCGAATGGCATGAAGTGAATGGTTATGAATTATTGACAGGTGTATCAGTAACCAACAAACTTGGCACTGTTCATATTGACACGCTCAAGAAAGGTGAGTATGTGCTAGGACGGAAAGACTTTACCGCTGGCATTGATGTACCGAAGCACAACAAGGAATCGGCCTTTGTCTATCCAAACCCGAACTCAGGCGTTTTCAACCTAATTCTTCCGGAAGGAAGATGGGATTTAGAACTATTTGATGTTTCAGGAAAGCGCATTGCAAATTGGAACGTAACCAATGGACAGGAAATCAGGACAAACAATCTGGCGAATGGCCAATATTTGATCAGCGCCACAAAAGGAAACCAGCGCATTTCTCAGTCACTGATCATTCAGTAG
- a CDS encoding DUF1295 domain-containing protein, giving the protein MNWLLLQNSALIVFVFMVVMFLIAQRLKDNSIVDIGWGIGFVLIAVSSFLQSEQTTAQWIGVSLIAIWGLRLAGYIYGRNKGNGEDYRYAQWREEWGKNVVIRAFFQVFMLQGAIMLIVASPLYVLFSQPLELTWNVYLGILVWAIGFYFEAMGDYQMKQFKANPANKGIVMRQGVWKYTRHPNYFGDATQWWGVFLLALMSPYWYIAAIGPAVMHFFLVKVSGVALLEKKYKGNPKYADYIATTSAFIPWFPKKSTE; this is encoded by the coding sequence ATGAACTGGCTACTCCTTCAAAATTCCGCACTTATCGTTTTCGTCTTCATGGTGGTGATGTTTCTCATCGCGCAGCGATTGAAAGACAACAGCATTGTTGACATTGGCTGGGGAATCGGCTTCGTACTGATTGCCGTTTCTAGCTTTCTGCAATCTGAACAAACAACTGCGCAATGGATCGGAGTGTCCCTCATTGCAATTTGGGGCTTGCGTTTGGCTGGATATATCTACGGACGTAACAAGGGCAATGGAGAAGATTACCGCTACGCGCAGTGGCGCGAAGAATGGGGGAAGAATGTGGTCATTCGTGCTTTCTTTCAAGTATTTATGCTCCAAGGAGCAATTATGCTGATTGTAGCATCTCCACTGTACGTGCTATTCTCGCAACCGCTTGAATTGACTTGGAACGTCTATTTAGGAATCCTTGTTTGGGCGATAGGTTTCTACTTTGAAGCTATGGGGGACTACCAAATGAAGCAGTTTAAGGCAAACCCTGCCAATAAAGGAATTGTGATGCGTCAAGGCGTTTGGAAGTACACGCGACACCCAAATTACTTTGGTGATGCAACGCAATGGTGGGGCGTTTTCCTCTTGGCGCTGATGTCGCCTTATTGGTACATCGCGGCCATTGGACCAGCCGTCATGCACTTCTTTTTGGTGAAAGTTTCGGGCGTGGCGTTGCTCGAAAAGAAGTATAAAGGCAATCCGAAGTACGCGGATTACATTGCGACAACCAGTGCGTTTATTCCTTGGTTTCCGAAGAAATCTACTGAATGA
- a CDS encoding fumarylacetoacetate hydrolase family protein, which produces MKIVCIGRNYAEHAKELNNPVPTEPLFFIKPDSAVLPNNDDFYLPDFSNDVHYEAEIYVKIHKKGKNIQEKFAPTYYKEIGIGIDITARDIQQKCKEKGLPWEKAKGFDGSAPMSKTLPLSDFEDVNAINFELHINGKVVQKGFTGDMIFNVNQIIAEASKYFMFKIGDVVFTGTPAGVGKLNAGDHLEAFIEGKKMMDFHIK; this is translated from the coding sequence ATGAAAATTGTTTGCATTGGGCGTAATTACGCTGAGCACGCTAAGGAACTGAACAATCCCGTTCCAACAGAACCACTTTTTTTTATCAAACCCGATTCGGCCGTTCTTCCGAATAATGACGATTTCTATTTGCCAGATTTCTCGAATGACGTGCATTACGAGGCAGAGATCTATGTGAAAATCCATAAGAAGGGAAAGAATATTCAGGAGAAATTTGCACCGACTTATTACAAGGAGATAGGAATAGGAATCGATATTACGGCACGAGATATTCAGCAGAAATGTAAGGAGAAAGGCCTGCCGTGGGAAAAAGCCAAAGGCTTTGACGGATCAGCACCAATGAGTAAAACCTTGCCGCTTTCAGATTTTGAAGATGTGAACGCCATTAACTTTGAATTGCACATTAACGGAAAAGTGGTTCAGAAAGGATTTACTGGCGATATGATCTTCAATGTGAATCAGATCATTGCGGAGGCTTCTAAGTACTTCATGTTCAAAATAGGAGATGTTGTGTTTACAGGAACGCCTGCCGGGGTGGGAAAACTGAATGCAGGAGACCATCTCGAAGCCTTTATTGAAGGCAAAAAAATGATGGATTTCCACATCAAATAA
- a CDS encoding 3'-5' exonuclease gives MLQLKRPLAFFDLETTGVNVAEDRIVEISVIKLNPDGSEEVMTELVNPGMPIPKESSDIHGITDDKVADKPSFKELAPKIKEFIGNADLSGYNCLKFDVPLMVEEFLRNDVDFGMKGRKVVDVQNIFHKMEQRTLVAAYKFYCDGDLTNAHSAEADTRATMEVLKAQVEKYDELEGDVQMLHDFSRRGKAVDFAGHIVENEKGEPVFNFGKNKGKSVVEVLKTQPGYYSWMMDAQFPSYTKKVLTEIRVDAFNKGLL, from the coding sequence ATGCTCCAACTAAAACGTCCGCTTGCCTTTTTCGACCTTGAAACCACTGGCGTGAATGTTGCCGAAGACCGCATAGTCGAAATCTCTGTGATTAAACTCAATCCAGATGGATCGGAGGAGGTAATGACCGAATTGGTCAATCCAGGAATGCCAATTCCGAAGGAAAGTTCTGATATTCATGGAATAACGGACGATAAGGTTGCCGATAAACCTTCTTTCAAAGAATTGGCTCCAAAGATCAAGGAGTTTATTGGTAACGCAGATCTATCAGGCTACAATTGTTTGAAATTTGATGTGCCATTGATGGTGGAGGAATTTCTTCGGAATGATGTCGATTTTGGAATGAAAGGCCGAAAAGTGGTCGATGTGCAGAATATCTTCCATAAAATGGAACAGCGGACCTTGGTGGCTGCTTACAAGTTCTATTGCGATGGCGACCTGACAAATGCCCACAGTGCTGAAGCCGATACTCGTGCCACGATGGAAGTTTTGAAAGCTCAGGTTGAGAAGTATGACGAGCTAGAAGGCGATGTTCAGATGCTCCATGATTTTTCGAGACGGGGTAAAGCAGTCGATTTTGCAGGACACATCGTAGAGAACGAAAAGGGCGAACCAGTTTTCAACTTCGGTAAGAACAAAGGAAAATCTGTGGTTGAAGTACTGAAAACGCAACCAGGATATTATTCTTGGATGATGGATGCGCAATTTCCTAGCTACACCAAAAAGGTTTTGACCGAAATTCGCGTTGACGCATTCAACAAAGGATTACTATGA
- a CDS encoding OmpA family protein, translated as MIRNSTALISFFFLLLIAEVKVFAQSGDIRAVTEEEFNKEIQETEEEKAKRRLKITKRTAMDHYWNGNFRAALDELLILLIDNPTDVDINFYIGASYLESNIDKSKAISYLEFVVQQEKFPKEAIYQLGRAYMFEHRFDEAITTFNKYKDISRGDNDNIITGGRMIEQCFNAKQLVKYPLDATFENLGSNVNTAYPEFNPFIPEDESFLVFTTKRPDCLGLQLDYDGFKTPDIFRSREYRGEFMEARNIGSAVNTEWYEEVVGISADGQELLVYIDNFDGYDDIYVSPRKGRFFDDYLDLGRNINSDEIETTASLSTDGNLIFFSRETAKGRTGTDLYMSRRLPNRSWGIPQKLPDIINTRFNESFPHLMADGRTFYFCSEGHASMGGFDIFISEWDEMTNTFSPPQNAGYPINTVDDDFNLSLSTTGRYGYISQFRRDEGFGERDIYRITFNDVDPVYTIVRGSITNIKDSMLIDPTMDIGSFEMTVTDMNTDKFIGTYRPNMASSNYVQVLEPGEYCVYVEGELYFDTSDVVEVMGKASYVTEIIKDYTLRPDPEAIRRKRTGEKYGGLIYAMSGSDDGKAKVWDLPTGRQILSLDNKQKVTSVAFDPYGRRALSATDKGDINLWLMPSGIQEKTLKGHNKRVTQAVFSNDGKYVLSASADSTVRLWNVETGLMEKIYVGHLAQVNGVSVSPDGNYFVSCSDDGNVLMWEMMTEELVGLFEGHTGPVRSATFSPRGNYIVTGGKDGSVKKWDASTSAELLDFKLHSSSVNSVEVSPDGSTIISGSDNGFVYVWDATTGDVKHVLLGHDKSVSSVFESKDSKYIISGSMERDPIVWDYNSGDEVTQLTGHTSSINDVCFSPYIKFPEKEEEIVRRTEDKPEVLESEIERLEKELAAIEAQKDLGYDPTLLDADLYNQKEFKVGQKIILERIYFDFDKYDIRDESVVELNKLLVFLDKNPGVIVEISGHTDSRGSDDYNMKLSKNRAKSVVAWLKKRKIASKQMVAEGYGETKHIAPNENPDGTDNPEGRQMNRRIELTIIGVGGEQIITTEGK; from the coding sequence ATGATCAGAAATAGTACCGCGCTTATTTCTTTCTTCTTTTTATTGCTGATCGCGGAGGTCAAAGTTTTTGCTCAGTCTGGAGACATTAGGGCCGTTACTGAGGAGGAGTTCAATAAGGAGATACAAGAAACTGAAGAAGAAAAAGCAAAAAGAAGACTGAAGATTACCAAGCGTACTGCAATGGATCATTACTGGAACGGTAATTTCCGTGCGGCCCTTGATGAGCTTCTAATTCTTCTGATTGACAATCCAACTGACGTTGATATCAACTTTTATATCGGAGCTTCCTATCTTGAGAGCAACATCGATAAATCCAAGGCTATCAGCTATTTAGAATTCGTGGTTCAGCAAGAAAAGTTCCCGAAAGAGGCTATTTATCAGTTAGGTCGTGCTTACATGTTCGAACATCGTTTTGATGAGGCGATAACCACATTCAATAAGTACAAAGACATTTCAAGGGGCGACAATGACAATATCATTACTGGTGGGCGAATGATAGAGCAATGCTTTAATGCAAAGCAGCTAGTTAAATATCCGCTTGACGCTACTTTCGAAAATTTGGGTTCGAACGTAAACACTGCCTATCCTGAGTTCAACCCTTTCATTCCGGAAGATGAGTCTTTTTTGGTTTTTACCACTAAAAGGCCTGATTGTTTAGGTCTTCAACTTGATTATGATGGATTCAAGACCCCCGATATTTTTCGGTCTAGAGAATATCGTGGTGAATTCATGGAGGCTAGGAACATCGGGTCTGCCGTAAATACGGAATGGTACGAAGAAGTTGTTGGGATTTCTGCCGATGGGCAAGAGTTGCTTGTTTACATCGACAATTTCGATGGCTACGATGATATCTACGTGTCGCCAAGAAAAGGTCGTTTTTTTGATGATTATCTTGACCTTGGTAGAAATATCAATTCAGACGAAATTGAGACTACGGCTAGTTTGAGTACGGATGGGAATCTGATTTTCTTCTCACGAGAAACAGCTAAGGGTCGAACTGGCACTGACCTGTATATGTCCCGAAGATTGCCCAACCGATCTTGGGGAATTCCACAAAAATTGCCAGACATAATCAATACAAGATTCAATGAAAGTTTTCCTCATCTGATGGCTGACGGGAGGACCTTTTATTTCTGTTCGGAAGGACATGCTTCGATGGGAGGCTTTGATATTTTCATTTCTGAATGGGATGAAATGACCAATACATTTTCACCTCCTCAAAACGCAGGTTACCCAATAAACACTGTTGATGATGATTTTAACTTATCGCTTTCTACAACAGGGAGATACGGTTATATTTCTCAGTTCAGAAGAGACGAAGGTTTCGGTGAACGCGATATCTACAGGATAACTTTTAATGATGTTGACCCTGTCTATACTATTGTTCGAGGTTCAATTACCAATATTAAAGATTCCATGCTGATTGATCCAACCATGGATATTGGATCCTTTGAAATGACAGTTACCGACATGAATACGGACAAGTTTATCGGTACATATCGCCCTAATATGGCATCGAGTAATTACGTTCAAGTGCTTGAGCCGGGTGAGTATTGTGTGTACGTAGAAGGCGAGCTTTATTTTGATACTTCCGATGTTGTTGAAGTGATGGGGAAAGCATCCTATGTCACTGAAATCATCAAAGATTATACACTCCGTCCGGATCCAGAGGCAATTAGACGCAAGCGAACAGGAGAAAAATACGGTGGACTCATTTATGCCATGTCGGGAAGTGACGATGGAAAGGCCAAGGTTTGGGATTTGCCTACAGGCCGTCAGATTCTGTCGTTGGACAATAAACAAAAGGTTACTAGTGTGGCTTTTGACCCTTATGGACGAAGAGCATTGTCTGCCACTGATAAAGGAGATATTAATTTGTGGTTGATGCCTAGTGGTATTCAGGAAAAAACGCTTAAAGGACACAACAAGCGCGTGACTCAAGCTGTGTTTAGCAATGATGGTAAATATGTACTGTCGGCAAGTGCAGATTCAACTGTTCGACTTTGGAATGTTGAGACTGGACTTATGGAAAAAATTTACGTTGGGCATCTAGCTCAAGTAAATGGAGTTTCCGTATCTCCTGATGGTAATTATTTTGTGTCGTGTTCTGATGATGGAAATGTGCTCATGTGGGAGATGATGACCGAAGAGCTGGTTGGTTTGTTCGAAGGACACACAGGTCCTGTTCGCAGCGCAACGTTCTCTCCTCGCGGTAACTACATCGTCACTGGCGGAAAGGATGGTTCTGTAAAGAAATGGGACGCTTCGACATCAGCGGAATTATTGGATTTCAAGCTCCATAGTTCATCAGTTAATAGTGTTGAAGTTTCCCCTGATGGCTCAACCATTATTTCTGGTAGCGATAATGGCTTTGTTTACGTCTGGGATGCTACCACTGGCGATGTGAAGCATGTCCTTTTGGGACACGACAAATCGGTTTCCTCCGTTTTCGAATCGAAGGATTCCAAGTATATCATATCGGGTAGTATGGAACGTGATCCAATTGTTTGGGATTATAATTCAGGTGATGAAGTAACCCAATTGACAGGCCATACTTCAAGTATAAATGATGTTTGCTTTTCTCCGTACATCAAATTCCCAGAAAAGGAAGAGGAAATTGTTAGAAGGACAGAGGATAAACCAGAAGTTCTTGAAAGTGAAATTGAGCGATTGGAGAAAGAATTGGCAGCTATTGAAGCTCAAAAGGATCTTGGTTATGACCCAACGTTGCTAGATGCCGACCTGTACAATCAAAAAGAATTTAAGGTCGGACAAAAAATAATCCTCGAAAGAATTTACTTCGACTTCGATAAGTATGATATTCGGGATGAATCTGTGGTAGAGCTGAACAAATTGCTGGTCTTTTTGGACAAGAATCCTGGTGTGATTGTTGAGATTTCAGGGCATACTGATTCAAGAGGTTCTGACGATTACAACATGAAACTTTCTAAGAACAGGGCGAAAAGTGTAGTAGCTTGGCTCAAGAAAAGGAAGATCGCGAGTAAGCAAATGGTGGCAGAAGGATACGGTGAGACCAAACACATAGCACCTAACGAAAATCCTGATGGAACAGATAATCCAGAAGGACGTCAGATGAATAGACGTATTGAGCTTACTATAATCGGGGTTGGCGGAGAACAAATAATAACCACTGAAGGCAAATAA